Proteins from one Malaya genurostris strain Urasoe2022 chromosome 2, Malgen_1.1, whole genome shotgun sequence genomic window:
- the LOC131432482 gene encoding phospholipase A1-like — protein sequence MTIRWRYGLYLALFTAAQVTVGTATSAVPETRRELDSEWIQIPTASGEMIWIPRRAVEMQARFRPAFAEEDVEFVFYSRSLSSDGQTFRLSSLEELDEEVFLSSRPTRVVIHGWLNNRNSPMSVNIRDAYLIGWDLNVIVVDWSKCANWLNYISVTSCVRVVGNALSKLLDNLQNSRGLSLNDVYLIGHSLGAHAAGIAGKSCRDISTIIALDPALPLFSIHNPENRVDVEDAEYVEVIHTSGGLLGFLEPVGTADYYPNGGQKQPGCGLNLAGICAHSRAWQLFVETLMEPEENLLAEPIYTIPRLPVEEKSDSGRRSKMGGEPSSQANGLFYIDTNDRSPYFGTNQKSNETN from the exons ATGACTATTCGGTGGCGCTATGGCTTATATTTGGCATTGTTTACAGCCGCTCAGGTGACTGTGGGAACTGCCACCTCCGCCGTACCCGAAACGCGTCGTGAACTAGATTCAGAGTGGATTCAAATACCGACGGCTTCCGGTGAGATGATTTGGATCCCACGACGTGCGGTGGAAATGCAGGCTCGCTTCAGGCCAGCATTTGCTGAAGAGGACGTGGAGTTTGTGTTCTATTCACGAAGCCTGAGTTCCGACGGACAAACGTTTAGGTTGAGTTCTCTTGAAGAACTAGATGAGGAGGTGTTTCTAAGTTCGCGACCTACACGAGTTGTGATTCATGGTTGGCTCAACAACCGGAACTCACCGATGAGTGTGAACATTCGTGATGCCTATCTGATCGGTTGGGACTTGAATGTGATTGTAGTTGATTGGTCGAAATGTGCCAATTGGTTGAACTATATTAGTGTTACCTCTTGCGTCAGAGTGGTTGGTAATGCACTATCTAAATTGCTGGATAATTTACAGAACTCCAGAGGACTGTCACTGAACGATGTTTACCTGATCGGTCATAGCCTAGGAGCTCATGCAGCCGGAATAGCTGGGAAATCCTGTCGAGATATTTCTACTATTATTGCTTTGGATCCGGCTCTTCCACTGTTTTCGATTCATAACCCGGAAAACCGAGTGGATGTTGAGGATGCAGAGTATGTGGAAGTTATTCATACCAGTGGAGGTTTGCTGGGTTTCTTGGAACCGGTCGGTACGGCGGACTACTATCCTAATGGAGGCCAGAAACAACCGGGCTGTGGACTAAATTTGGCAG GAATTTGTGCTCACTCTCGTGCTTGGCAGCTGTTCGTAGAAACCCTAATGGAACCGGAAGAAAACTTGCTGGCTGAACCAATCTACACCATTCCACGTCTCCCGGTGGAGGAGAAAAGCGATTCCGGAAGAAGATCTAAAATGGGAGGAGAACCATCCAGCCAAGCAAACGGTTTGTTCTACATCGACACGAACGATCGGAGTCCATATTTTGGAACCAATCAAAAGTCAAACgaaacgaattaa